The following DNA comes from Naumovozyma dairenensis CBS 421 chromosome 4, complete genome.
ttatcACTTTCATCTTTCCCTCCGATGACACACATTAAATCTTTATATAATACCGCTGCGTGTTCTTGTATTGGTGGTGGAATATTGGAAAcatcattgttattagCGAAAGTTTCCACCACACACCAATCATTATCTACAGGATCGTACATGAAGACTTGATTAGTCAAACCTTGTAAAGTATCTCCACCAAAAACCCACAATTTATGATCATATGAACACATAGTATGATTAGTTAAAGGAGGTGGTATGAAACTCTTTGGTCTTATGAATTCCCAATGTGAATCCGGTCTTCTAAATGAAGACAAATCGAAGACCACTAAATCGTTAAAGTAAGTATCATCGAACTGACCACCGAAAAgatataattttgttttcatttgtGAAGTGGCGATAATAGAAATCTTATGACCGTATCTTCCTAAGGGACGTTGTCCTACAGGTTTAGGGATTGTCCATTTATATgaattgatattgaataagtaaatatcatcatccatAGATCCATCTTTGTTAACTTTATGAGTATCACCACCAAATATGACGAATGCATTCCCGCATAACGTTGCTGCATGGCCTACTCTTGGAGGTGGAGTATTTTCACTTATATCTACTGTTTTGGATGTAATTGTAGTGGATAATCCATTGTTTTCATAAGAAAGAATCCATGTGTCCCCATAGACTGATTGATCATGAAGACCTCCGATAACATAAATCTTGCCATCGTCTGATACGTATGATGAGGCCACATGTCTATAACGTGGAAATGGagaattttgtaatttgaTTCTGTTCCATATTGTGGTTGGATGGAGTTTATGATAATCTGTAGGTTCGTTATAGGAAGGAAGGTTGTTGCCTAATGTTTGTGAATATGCCATTGGCATTGTCGATGATGCAGCGGAAACATTTCTTTGGCCAGCTGGAGTGGGTGTCATGAAGATTCTTGAGTGTTGCTGAGGTTGTTGTTCCTGTTGTTGAGGGTGAATATTATGAGATATAAATGGCTGTTGTTGCGTATTATGTTCAGAAGGTAATTGGTCTCTTGGAGGTGATACAGGTGCCTGCGtttgctgctgttgttgttgttgttgttgttgaggATGCTGCTTTTGGAACGGATGGAAAGCAGACGCCATAGGCAATCTAGTTTTAGGAGGAGTGGACACTTGTTTGCTACCTGGTGAATGATTCAAAGTACCATTACTTTCGTTGGAAAACTCACGTTTGTTCTTATCtttgtttgattttttaCCGAACTTGAAAGGAGCCATACTGTGTCAATAACTACTTTGGAAATGTTTCTTCTTATCTTTTCCTCTATGGTTCtcaataagaaaaaaatcagCTGATACACGATGGCTAATGCAAATATACAGGCTATCCACTTTTGTATTTCCTTCTTCTCTGTTATCAAAGATGGTAACTGACGTTAAAATATgttaaaataataaatattgcTTTTCCTTACTGTTGTTTTCattgttgaaaaaatataatatatcatatacGGCCTTAACAATAATACTCTAAGGGATCTCACGCCAAGCAATACAGAGTCTAGAGAGCATGAAACAAAGGAATTCTGTAACTTACAAATGGATCATGGTTAACTTTGTAGACTATACTATGAGTCACCTTATGCATGCGACTTAAAAACTTAATAACCGAATACTTGATACATACAGGTGTATTTCTTGATGAAGATAGATATTATAGGTAGTACAGTGGTAGTAATGCCTAAGAATATATAGGTAGTAACAATACTCTAATTAGTATATCattagatatatatatatatttgaagaataaataatattacaaaaaGCGTACACTGTCTAATTCATTGAGTCACGTCATCTACGCTATAATATTGAGACCCAATTAAATTTCCATCTTGTATCGAATACAATTCCTTTGCATTTTTGTTCTCGTTCagttttttcaaagtaaCCACACCATCACTTACTTTACCTCAtcaaaccaaaaaaatttgacCTTTGTAACTTAGAATTCACATTAGTAGATTCGGCAGTAGACAAGGGCGTTGTACAAGAATCGATGATATCCATAGCtattttttggaattcaGATTGTTCTTCATCGAACATGGGAGTCCTTTCCTGGTCAGTCATCAGTGTGTCATCTTCGTTGCGTCTGcttaattcttcttctactgATTTGAATTCCAGATCGAAATAAGAATCtatattttgatttgaGTGCTGTTGCTGgtgctgttgctgttgcaTGTTGTTATTGTATTGTTGAGATGACGATCCCATCTGAGGATGTAATTGTGATTTGTTTCGGAGCTGAAACTGTGCAGATTGATTATTAATACTGTTACTCGTTGATTTACCAggaatttttgaagattcatagtttgaatataatttcttGTATTCTTGGCTGAACTCTAGTGGATCGTTTATTTGCATGGAGGAGAATTCTGGTACCCAATCAGACCCGGCATCATTACTGCTATTGCAAGCGTTATTATTAGAGGTACCGTTAAATGCAGTACGGTTATTCTGGTGGACCGGAAGGGACATATGGTTACTTCCATTGCTATATGGAGAAAACTGTAGCAACTGAGGattttcattcaaaaaCACTTGATCTCTTTCGAACGTCTGTTGCTGTAGGGAGGAACCATTACCATTATATGGTACCTGATATGGCACCTGATGTGAAGTATTAGGCATACGATTACCATTGAATGCAAAAGGTCCATAATTTTGATCTTTTGTAGAGAGTAATCGTTTAACTGGGTTAGTTTCACAGAAAGGTGTCCCCATTTTTTATGCTGTAGTTTTTATTCTTGTTCGCCTTCTCGTAGAGATtcctgttgttgttttttgttgaaGAATTGGAAGAGAATTGGTCGATAGTTCAGTCTATGTAGATATGATTCAAGCTTTTCAAAACTCCGATGACCTTATGGAAagcaaatgaaaaagaagagcAGTTTGATTGAAGGAAGggtttattatatttctatTGATTAGGAATCCTAAACGGGTTCTCAGTTATTGATAAACATATATTTTGACTGCAAAACGATCAATATATGTTCTGTTGTGTTGTGTTCGACATCAATGTACTCTTCGAGAAGAGCATATATTTCTATTGTGGCACATACATAATTACTTTCTCAGTGTAGTGCGCAGTCGCTTTTCTTTTCCAGtggaaaaaatttaatcaaaatttttcattgttcTTAATTTTGCCAAGCAAAACAACATTCGTTGATGGATGAGGACGGCAAGAGAGCCTCAACGAAGGTTATGCCTTTATTCTCTACAATTGAACTCGGGTAAGATAACgaaaacaaataaacaaaaccacaaaaaattatatattatttcattcattttctCGTAGTTCTAGTGTATCATATATATCgtacaaaaataaaaattgttaaataaagttttttataaacaaaaaatgtGGGCAGTATATTGTGTTGGTTTGGCTTATTTTAGTTTAGTTTGGTTCGGTATTACTTCAATTCCACTCTCAAATTCtgaaagaaaaggaaaggatgatgatgaaaataaaaattagACATTAAAAAGTTTggttttgttgttgtttctctttatcattaaaaaatcGTAAAAGTTTTGGGTCAGAGTAATCCCATCACTCTTAATACTTAGTTGGATTCGGCAGATAAAGCAGCAACTTCGTCTCTTAATCTTAATCTACCAGACAAAATGTCACCAATCTTGTTAAATTCAGTCCAATGGATCTCTTCACCCTTTCTTAATTCAACATTGGTTTCGTTTTCCCATAAACCTGCAATTGGCTTGAAAGTAATATGAGAACCGTTAACACAGATAACAGCAGCAGAATCATCTTCATGTTCAACAGTTGAAATCTTTTCACCTTGAGAATCGAATGTGAATCTTAAGATCTTAGCATCAACATTACTACCTGGAGTTTGGTTCTTCTTATTCCATTgttcaatgaatttaatacaTTTAACAGCATATCTGGAAGAAACAACACGATCCTTAGAAGAAGGAACACCACCTTGTTGAGCATGACCTGGAATGGCAGTTCTAACACCAAAGCTACCTTTACTGGATTCGGAAATGATATCAGCAATCAATTGTGTACTATATACGCTGGAAGCTTCTTCATTTCTGATCAAAATCTTACCATTTCTGTTTTCACCCTTATCATGACGGAAGTTTTCTTGTAACAAGGTTAAATCTTCTCTGATAGATGATAGATCAATCTTATCTTCTGGAGTATACACAGAAACTGCACCAGTAATTAAACCTGTAAATGAAGCAATGTAACCAGAATGACCACCTTGAacttcaacaacaaaaactCTCTTTCTTGTAGCAGAAGCACTTTGCTTGATATCATCAGTGTAATTAACTAAAGCATTCAAACAAGTATCGACACCTAAGGAGTATTCAGTACCTGGAACATTATTAGAGATAGTAGATGGAATCAAAGTCATTGGAATGTTGAAAATTGGATGTTGAGATCTACCATCACgtaattgtttcaaagatCTGAAACCTTCAAACCCACCAAGAATAATTAAACCatctaatttaattttctgGAAATAGTAAGCAATAGTACCTAAATCTTCAGCAGCAACTGATCTGTTAGTACCAATTTCAGAACCACCCAAGTTGTGCCAGTTTTCAACATCAATCcattctaattctttaacTTCACCAGTTTGAATCAATCCACTGAAACCATTCATGATAGCAAGTGGCTTGTGTCCATGAGATAAACAGTATAGAGTGGCAGCACGAGTTGCGGCATTCAAAGCAGCAGATGGGGCACCGACGTGAACAATACCAATATTTAATCTTTCTGTAACTGGTAACATTTCAGAACCATCATCTCTCACTGTAGTAGATAAGAAGTTTTCATATAGTTCAATGAATTCAGTGTCTCTTAAGGAAATAGCCTTATCgaaatctttattttcaatagcTGCAGCAACAGATTGAGTCAATTTAACAGATTCAACTAATGGCATTCTAatgattttgttttctaAGATACCAATCAATGGCGATGGAGTTTCTGGAGTCATTTCCAAGATAGCCTTAACGGCATCAACACCTTGCAGAGTAGCTAACCATCTGTCATGAGCAACAGCAGTACCACCTCTTTGAACGTGACCTAGGATTGTGACTTTGGTATCTAAACCCAATTCAATAAGAGCATCTTTAACGTTATCAGCAGTCACTGGATTCAATTGATCATCCAATGCACCTTCAGCAACAATAATAGTGTTGTTTCTTCTACCCTTAGCTCTATGTCTTTGACAAACttgtttcaattcttcttgCCATTTACCATGAGGGACTGCTCTTTCTGGAATGAAAATGTAATCAGCACCAGTGGCAATACCAGCCATAAGAGCTAACCAACCACAATGTCTACCCATGACTTCAATAACGAAGGCACGAGAATGAGATTTAGCAGTAGCATCGATATAGTCGACCATTTCACAAATCCTTTCCAAAGCAGAATAAGCACCAATAGTAGAATCAGTACCAGacatatcattatcaatagATCCAACAAGACCGAcaatcttcaaattcttaTAAGGAGCCACTTGAGCTTCAGTGAAAGTACCTTCTTTAACTAAATCTTCCACTAAAGATGGCCATTCATGTCTGAACAAGTCAGCACCAGTCAAAGAACCATCACCACCACAAACGACTAAAGCATCGATACCTTCAGCGATCAAATTACCAGCTGCTCTCTTACGACCTTCACGTTTCTTAAATTCCATGGAACGAGCAGTACCAATCAAAGTACCACCTTCAGATAACCAACCTCTAACATCTTCCCATGCCATCTGTCTCAAATATTTACCACCTCTTAATAAACCTTCGTACCCTTCATACACGGCAAATACATCACAACCGAAATGAATACCAGTACGAACCACTGCTCTCACAGCTGCGTTCATACCTGGAGAATCACCACCAGAGGTCATGACTGcgatcttcttctttttttgtcCAGCTAGGGattgtttcaaaagatTGATAGCTGAAGTGGATGCGTTAACTGTTTCAGATCCAGCGGAAGTGGTTGCGGAAGCTGGGTCTTGGAAACAAGAAGCGTCAGTCATTGGATTGGAATCCATTGGGGATGCGAATGAAGTGAATGCAAGTTCGTTACCTAATGGATCAGTTAAGATATATAGATAATCGGTAATTTTCTTTGCTGATGGGAATTTAGAGATGATTTGGTTTAATGCAGCGGTGAAATATATGACATTTAAGGATTCATTTGGTAATGGGGTTTGAGACATGACTTGACGGACTTTTAAGAGAGCACCTTGACTTTGATTCTTGTTGGCTGCTTCTTGTTGTGGGACACGGAAACCTTGACCGTCAATTTCACTTAGTTTGAAAGCTTCTAACCATACTTCTTTGATGGAGTCCTGAGAAGTACCGACAGATAATAAGTGATTGTCAGAgttcttgaatttgttgaagTCTTTGATGGTGGAAAAACCTAGTTTATGATAGAATTGGATTGTTTCTTGAAATAGAGTGTCATCGGTAGTGACTACAGATCTGAAGGCCACACCGTAACAGGTTCCTTGAGATGCCATGTTGTTAGGGTATTTGACTAGTTATATGTTTGTAAACTATTCTTGTATTGactgaaaaaaaagaatctAATgcttgtaataataataataatagtaagaTAATGactacaaaaattaaagactattgaagaagtaataacaataaatagTATTGTTGTACGAGCATtgtaaaaaaatttcagtAGATCCCAAAACAGATGGAAAGTTCTCGCCGAAGAATATTTACGGAATAGaaggaaaattttccatcATCAATGTCAAAACAAAGGGAGAATGGAAAGTTCGCGTACTATTCAAAAAGTTAAGGCGCAGAATTCAGTGACGCCGGAACTTCAACtatgattatttaaagtGAGTGGTTTATTGACCGTGTGTCCCTCCTCTCTTCTGTATTCTTTTGCCCAGTTAATGGAATTTTTCCCATCGCCAGTCTCATTGCCAGATCTATCCACATACGTAAAGTATCTGTGCGGTATAATAAAAACGTGAGACGTCAGCGTCGCAATTCCGTCGCCACTTCCCTTGGGAAGCTGCACTAGCGTCTGGtgtaagaaaaaatcaCGAAACCGCGGCAATGGCGCGGCGTCATCATCCTTGATTTTTCCACAGTTTAATGGACAGTGGAAGCCACTTTTTATGTGGTGTCCTGATTGAGGAATCCCTGGGTTTTCTTGTTTATCATCAATCAGGTGGTGTCTGGGTGCTTGTTATCCGGGCAAATAAATACACCAAAGAAGTATAAAATAGCCGCCGAACTCATCAGAgaatatatacataatGTTAAATGGTATTACATTACATTACAATACCTAGTCCATGAATCTCACACttgaaaattaattatCTGCTTTTAATAGATAGTAACCATCGTAATATCAAGTCCGAGTTAATCTGATATACCAGTAGACAATTGGATACATATTTCGAAGCCTAGGCTTTTATCTTGGAATGGACCGAGTAAAGCGAGTCCTATGGTCAAAAACGTGAGATATGATCTGGTAGAGTTGCCCGATGCCaatgtatatttattaacttAGATATGGACTTGGACTTTCCTAACTGCACTAATCTATCGGCCATAAAAATGATTGTATCCAGCGTGATAAATTAATACATACACATTGAATTAGGGTAGCAGCAAGTTACACCTGCGACCAAGGTTCGTCTTACAATTCGTGAAAGATAACCTCTTGAACATCTTCATACGGTCGTTGTCTTCAATAGGatcaaaaagaaaaagccCTTAGACGTTTCTTTTTACCTTGTCTTCACTTGGTgtcttttaaattttccttattttCACCTTCCTGTTTTTCCTTCTCCTTCTCCTTCTCCTTCTCCTTCTCTTTCTGtttctctttctctttctctttctctttctctttctctcgttctttctctttctcgtattttcttgaatatcCTTTCTTATCCACCCGGTCAAATTTACATTATAACCTGTAAAAGTCTTCATAGCGACTCCATGGTCTGCTTTGTTCCAAGGGAGGACAGGTTttgattcttctttcttcacCTGCGCTTGTTTGGTAGTATTGGTATTAGacatatttcaaataagCGGTTgtgtttatatatatatatccattGAATTGTTCAGAAATGTCTTCAATGATTGCAAAGACGATGTAACTTATATaagttatattttttcccATTTCTTGTTCGATGAAAACGGCTTCGTGCCATTCTTGcttcatcaatttttcctttacCTGATGGAAAACCGAGAAATCAAACGTTACCTGGAAATGAGACGTCAGATCGGTCA
Coding sequences within:
- the PEX21 gene encoding Pex21p (similar to Saccharomyces cerevisiae PEX21 (YGR239C) and PEX18 (YHR160C); ancestral locus Anc_5.86) — protein: MGTPFCETNPVKRLLSTKDQNYGPFAFNGNRMPNTSHQVPYQVPYNGNGSSLQQQTFERDQVFLNENPQLLQFSPYSNGSNHMSLPVHQNNRTAFNGTSNNNACNSSNDAGSDWVPEFSSMQINDPLEFSQEYKKLYSNYESSKIPGKSTSNSINNQSAQFQLRNKSQLHPQMGSSSQQYNNNMQQQQHQQQHSNQNIDSYFDLEFKSVEEELSRRNEDDTLMTDQERTPMFDEEQSEFQKIAMDIIDSCTTPLSTAESTNVNSKLQRSNFFGLMR
- the PFK1 gene encoding 6-phosphofructokinase subunit alpha (similar to Saccharomyces cerevisiae PFK1 (YGR240C); ancestral locus Anc_5.85), coding for MASQGTCYGVAFRSVVTTDDTLFQETIQFYHKLGFSTIKDFNKFKNSDNHLLSVGTSQDSIKEVWLEAFKLSEIDGQGFRVPQQEAANKNQSQGALLKVRQVMSQTPLPNESLNVIYFTAALNQIISKFPSAKKITDYLYILTDPLGNELAFTSFASPMDSNPMTDASCFQDPASATTSAGSETVNASTSAINLLKQSLAGQKKKKIAVMTSGGDSPGMNAAVRAVVRTGIHFGCDVFAVYEGYEGLLRGGKYLRQMAWEDVRGWLSEGGTLIGTARSMEFKKREGRKRAAGNLIAEGIDALVVCGGDGSLTGADLFRHEWPSLVEDLVKEGTFTEAQVAPYKNLKIVGLVGSIDNDMSGTDSTIGAYSALERICEMVDYIDATAKSHSRAFVIEVMGRHCGWLALMAGIATGADYIFIPERAVPHGKWQEELKQVCQRHRAKGRRNNTIIVAEGALDDQLNPVTADNVKDALIELGLDTKVTILGHVQRGGTAVAHDRWLATLQGVDAVKAILEMTPETPSPLIGILENKIIRMPLVESVKLTQSVAAAIENKDFDKAISLRDTEFIELYENFLSTTVRDDGSEMLPVTERLNIGIVHVGAPSAALNAATRAATLYCLSHGHKPLAIMNGFSGLIQTGEVKELEWIDVENWHNLGGSEIGTNRSVAAEDLGTIAYYFQKIKLDGLIILGGFEGFRSLKQLRDGRSQHPIFNIPMTLIPSTISNNVPGTEYSLGVDTCLNALVNYTDDIKQSASATRKRVFVVEVQGGHSGYIASFTGLITGAVSVYTPEDKIDLSSIREDLTLLQENFRHDKGENRNGKILIRNEEASSVYSTQLIADIISESSKGSFGVRTAIPGHAQQGGVPSSKDRVVSSRYAVKCIKFIEQWNKKNQTPGSNVDAKILRFTFDSQGEKISTVEHEDDSAAVICVNGSHITFKPIAGLWENETNVELRKGEEIHWTEFNKIGDILSGRLRLRDEVAALSAESN
- the IES4 gene encoding Ies4p (similar to Saccharomyces cerevisiae IES4 (YOR189W); ancestral locus Anc_6.98), producing the protein MSNTNTTKQAQVKKEESKPVLPWNKADHGVAMKTFTGYNVNLTGWIRKDIQENTRKRKNERKRKRKRKRKRNRKRRRRRRRRRRKNRKVKIRKI